The Cryptococcus gattii WM276 chromosome B, complete sequence genome has a segment encoding these proteins:
- a CDS encoding Hypothetical Protein (Similar to TIGR gene model, INSD accession AAW40897.1) — MATSTNQSQPVTFSSDQEEDSSIAQSLAARRRRSLASILRDFRLGQSSGNKTTRDSVVQEESEEEEGNEDDHPERVDTVDLEAYKRAMGDAIKILQGGEIIDPDSIETEPAELEFVWDVLFENQRGIYLLGTAYYSSNTLLPKDPSPFTRPNRMVPTTSSFALADPSQNPTVQPVKSSKKNLHKGKAKSSAPTQSNETSYTLDTYQPPSLEWEYLTPWMVNMRTGTDELGWRYNPWFRKKGWSSHAGNLGWWGWVRRREWVRLRVRKPRRKEESKPSEERSRTSSFKLENVLSGDVSNNVLRLLKVMGELGVDRERLELWKSWLDGIQKGKPMWHRLQELVADEEASTLLHRQFVHPPSYQKFMDLLSKHSLTTLPAHSGTP; from the exons ATGGCCACATCCACCAACCAGTCCCAGCCTGTAACATTCTCATCTGATCAAGAAGAGGATTCTTCGATCGCCCAATCCCTTGCAGCCAGGCGACGGCGGTCTTTAGCTTCAATTCTGAGGGACTTCCGACTTGGCCAGTCCTCGGGAAATAAAACAACCAGAGATAGTGTAGTGCAGGAAGAgtcagaagaagaagaaggcaatGAAGATGATCATCCAGAGAGGGTGGATACCGTTGACCTGGAGGCGTACAAACGTGCCATGGGTGATGCGATAAAGATTCTGCAAGGGGGGGAGATCATTGATCCCGATAGTATTGAGACTGAGCCAGCGGAATTGGAGTTTGTCTGGGACG TCTTGTTTGAAAATCAGCGAGG GATTTACTTGCTAGGAACGGCTTATTACTCATCAAACACCCTCCTTCCAAAAGATCCATCCCCATTTACAAGACCCAACCGCATGGTTCCGACTACTTCTTCATTTGCTCTAGCCGACCCTTCTCAGAACCCTACTGTACAGCCAGTCAAGTCTTCGAAGAAAAATCTTCACAAAGGTAAAGCGAAATCGTCTGCCCCCACCCAATCTAATGAGACATCATACACACTTGATACTTATCAACCGCCATCTCTTGAATGGGAATATTTGACGCCTTGGATGGTAAACATGCGTACTGGAACAGATGAGCTAGGGTGGAGATATAATCCATGGTTCAGGAAAAAAGGATGGAGCAGCCACGCCGGAAATCTGGGCTGGTGGGGATGGGtaagaagaagggaatgGGTAAGGTTGAGGGTCAGGAAGCCTCGtagaaaagaagagagtaAGCCATCAGAAGAAAGATCTCGAACATCAAGCTTCAAGCTAGAGAATGTGCTGAGTGGGGATGTTTCAAACAACGTTTTGAGACTTCTGAAGGTAATGGGAGAGCTTGGCGTGGATCGGGAGAGACTTGAGCTCTGGAAGAGCTGGCTAGATGGTATTCAAAAAGGGAAACCAATGTGGCATCGGCTGCAAGAACTAGTTGCTGATGAAGAAGCT TCGACCTTACTCCATCGCCAGTTCGTTCACCCGCCTTCTTACCAAAAATTCATGGATCTACTCTCTAAGCATTCTCTCACTACTTTGCCTGCTCACTCAGGTACGCCCTGA
- a CDS encoding DNA repair-related protein, putative (Similar to TIGR gene model, INSD accession AAW40899.1), which translates to MTSFVFVTGNANKLREVKAILAAGDSGIEVTSQAVDVPELQGTTQEVAIAKCKAAAEKLGTACVTEDTALCFEALNGLPGPYIKDFLTSIGHEGLNTLLNGFPTTRATALCTFAYSSGPGEEPILFEGRTEGNIVPARGSKIFGWDPIFQPLEGGGRTYAEMDGEEKNKISHRYRALEKLRAYLSEQAK; encoded by the exons ATGACCTCTTTTG TCTTCGTTACAGGCAACGCCAATAAGCTTCGAGAAGTCAAAGCCATCCTGGCTGCCGGCGACAGCGGTATTGAGGTGACCTCTCAAGCTGTCGATG TTCCCGAGCTTCAAGGCACCACTCAAGAAGTAGCCATTGCCAAATGCAAGGCAGCCGCTGAAAAG CTTGGAACAGCTTGCGTGACTGAAGATACAGCCCTCTGCTTCGAAGCCCTCAACGGATTACCTGGACCTTACATCAAAGACTTTCTGACTAGTATCGGTCATGAAG GTCTTAACACTCTTCTTAACGGATTCCCTACCACTCGTGCAACTGCTCTTTGTACATTCGCATACTCTTCAGGGCCGGGCGAAGAACCTATTCTCTTTGAAGGCCGCACCGAGGGCAACATCGTCCCTGCTCGGGGCTCCAAGATCTTCGGCTGGGACCCGATTTTCCAACCTCTTGAGGGTGGAGGAAGGACGTATGCCGAGATGGATGGGGAAGAAAAGAACAAGATCTCTCATAGATATAGAGCTTTGGAAAAACTCAGGGCGTACCTGAGTGAGCAGGCAAAGTAG